In Halococcus salifodinae DSM 8989, one DNA window encodes the following:
- a CDS encoding CBS domain-containing protein, with protein MSSDVTVREVMTREFVGVNEGDRVVETVELLLDEGAECAIVLRGRDPVGMLSERDALSLVTSDTDPATATVADVMSDGVIQIPSDEPLTAAAGTMGREGVRWLLAVEDEDPVGVVTAHDVVVASTMVPDADTGTGPRSSTSDPAAEYDTQGICEACGALANDLVNANGQLVCTNCREA; from the coding sequence ATGAGTAGTGATGTCACAGTTCGCGAGGTGATGACCCGGGAGTTCGTCGGGGTGAACGAGGGCGATAGGGTGGTCGAAACGGTCGAACTCCTCCTCGACGAGGGTGCGGAGTGTGCGATCGTCCTTCGGGGCCGCGATCCGGTCGGCATGCTGAGCGAACGCGATGCCCTCTCGCTGGTGACGAGCGACACCGATCCGGCGACGGCGACGGTTGCGGACGTCATGTCCGACGGCGTGATCCAGATCCCCTCCGACGAACCACTCACGGCGGCCGCGGGAACGATGGGTCGTGAGGGCGTCCGGTGGCTCCTCGCGGTCGAAGACGAGGACCCGGTCGGTGTGGTGACCGCCCACGACGTCGTGGTCGCCTCGACGATGGTCCCCGATGCCGATACCGGCACCGGACCGCGGTCGTCCACGAGCGATCCCGCGGCGGAGTACGACACGCAAGGCATCTGTGAGGCCTGTGGCGCGCTCGCGAACGATCTCGTGAACGCGAACGGACAGCTCGTCTGCACGAACTGCCGCGAGGCGTGA
- a CDS encoding GTP cyclohydrolase III, with amino-acid sequence MTNTQITLIQLDNYGPWTVTPEPRREVDLQTMQSRLYADLSQLFGNRDGYVFFSRFDNMIAVTNGLDTDDHALIQESVGNRYPVTISLSIAADPDPIAALGTATDQLQDAGSAQDKDRRSVLRGDPLAESARADDDLHIAHFDVNDATGQYTDELNEFDTFINIEQGYAELMRYMRRAHDSLSFFVGGDNVIAVCTPLSAEEYRDAVTHVREAVDVELKVGVGHGATAQDAGMDAKHALEACRHDGRDVVIDE; translated from the coding sequence GTGACGAACACGCAGATAACGCTGATCCAACTCGACAACTACGGACCGTGGACGGTCACGCCCGAGCCGCGCCGCGAGGTCGATCTCCAGACGATGCAGTCCCGGCTGTACGCCGATCTTTCCCAACTGTTCGGCAACCGCGACGGCTACGTCTTCTTCTCGCGGTTCGACAACATGATCGCGGTCACCAACGGGCTCGACACCGACGATCACGCCCTGATCCAGGAGTCGGTCGGCAACCGATACCCGGTGACGATCAGCCTGAGTATCGCGGCCGATCCCGACCCGATCGCGGCGCTCGGGACCGCGACCGACCAGCTTCAGGACGCCGGCAGCGCCCAGGACAAAGACCGTCGATCCGTGCTCCGTGGCGATCCGCTCGCCGAGTCCGCTCGGGCGGACGACGATCTCCACATCGCGCACTTCGACGTCAACGACGCCACCGGTCAGTACACCGACGAGCTCAACGAGTTCGACACGTTCATCAACATCGAACAGGGGTACGCCGAGCTGATGCGGTACATGCGGCGCGCTCACGACTCGCTCTCCTTTTTCGTCGGCGGCGACAACGTCATCGCGGTCTGTACGCCCCTTTCGGCCGAAGAGTACCGTGATGCAGTCACCCACGTCCGCGAGGCGGTCGACGTCGAACTCAAAGTCGGGGTCGGACACGGAGCCACCGCCCAGGACGCGGGGATGGACGCGAAACACGCCCTCGAAGCGTGTCGCCACGACGGTCGTGACGTCGTGATCGACGAGTAA
- a CDS encoding ABC transporter substrate-binding protein, with protein sequence MGHRPKRREFLAAVGTAGIVGVAGCSGGGGDNNTSGGGGDTTGAGGGGAEDTETGASGEGEGGETTGEETEDGETTGEGTDGGNETDGGNETGGGNETGGGSAEGREIMVGVLQPTTGDLASVGEPIQQAALLPAVQLEGSDMAFTINTQAEDTQTDPQAGISAAQALVDAGYPSITGAASSETTIQVAQNVATPNEVVMCSPASTSPAITDLQDNGYVYRTPPSDALQSEVLAQVASERVEASSVSVMFVNNSYGQALAEAFASAFGGEVPAQVSFEKAQSSYTSKLQEAMSSSPGALLVIGYPESGNQLFRDYYSNYSRDTQILVTDGLRDSALPGNVGQPLTNVLGTAPLAAGPAREFFTQSFQDEYGGEPGVFTSQAYDATAIQILANAAGGENSGSAVQENMDSVANPPGTEVGPENLAEAIGMAASGEEINYQGASSNITFDDNGDIAAATYEVFTYTEDGSIEQADTVQFGGSGGGGGGGTGNNSSASGNNSSG encoded by the coding sequence ATGGGACACAGACCCAAGCGGCGTGAGTTCCTGGCTGCTGTCGGAACGGCTGGTATCGTCGGCGTAGCCGGGTGTTCCGGTGGTGGCGGTGACAACAACACTAGCGGTGGTGGCGGCGACACGACCGGAGCCGGTGGTGGCGGGGCCGAGGACACCGAGACCGGGGCCAGTGGCGAGGGTGAGGGCGGCGAGACCACTGGCGAGGAAACCGAAGACGGTGAGACCACCGGCGAAGGGACCGACGGTGGAAACGAAACTGACGGTGGAAACGAAACCGGCGGCGGGAACGAGACCGGCGGTGGCAGCGCCGAGGGCCGGGAGATCATGGTCGGCGTCCTCCAGCCGACGACGGGCGACCTCGCGTCGGTCGGTGAGCCGATCCAGCAGGCCGCGTTGCTGCCGGCGGTCCAGCTCGAAGGTTCGGACATGGCCTTCACCATCAACACCCAGGCCGAGGACACCCAGACCGATCCTCAGGCCGGTATCAGCGCCGCTCAGGCGCTGGTCGACGCGGGCTATCCTTCCATCACGGGAGCGGCGTCATCCGAAACCACGATCCAGGTGGCCCAGAACGTCGCCACTCCGAACGAGGTCGTCATGTGCTCGCCCGCGAGCACCTCACCGGCGATCACGGATCTCCAGGACAACGGCTACGTCTACCGGACGCCGCCGAGCGACGCGCTCCAGAGCGAGGTGCTCGCACAGGTCGCGAGCGAGCGCGTCGAGGCCTCGTCGGTGTCGGTGATGTTCGTCAACAACTCCTACGGGCAGGCGCTCGCCGAGGCGTTCGCGTCGGCGTTCGGGGGTGAGGTGCCCGCACAGGTGTCCTTCGAGAAGGCCCAGTCCTCCTACACCTCGAAGCTCCAGGAGGCGATGTCCTCCAGTCCGGGCGCACTGCTGGTGATCGGCTATCCCGAGAGCGGCAACCAGCTGTTCCGGGACTACTACTCGAACTACAGTCGTGACACCCAGATCCTCGTCACCGACGGGCTGCGCGACTCCGCGCTGCCGGGCAACGTCGGCCAGCCGCTGACGAACGTCCTCGGCACGGCCCCGCTCGCGGCGGGTCCGGCCCGAGAGTTCTTCACGCAGTCCTTCCAGGACGAGTACGGCGGCGAGCCGGGCGTGTTCACCTCGCAGGCGTACGACGCCACCGCGATCCAGATCCTTGCGAACGCCGCCGGCGGCGAGAACAGCGGGTCGGCAGTCCAGGAGAACATGGATTCGGTTGCCAACCCACCCGGGACGGAAGTCGGTCCGGAGAACCTCGCCGAGGCGATCGGGATGGCCGCGAGTGGTGAGGAGATCAACTATCAGGGCGCGTCGAGCAACATCACGTTCGACGACAACGGCGACATCGCCGCCGCGACCTACGAGGTGTTCACGTACACCGAAGACGGCAGCATCGAACAGGCGGACACGGTCCAGTTCGGTGGTAGCGGTGGCGGTGGTGGCGGTGGCACTGGCAACAACAGTAGCGCCAGCGGGAACAACAGCAGCGGATAG